The following are encoded in a window of Echeneis naucrates chromosome 19, fEcheNa1.1, whole genome shotgun sequence genomic DNA:
- the LOC115060433 gene encoding uncharacterized protein LOC115060433 — MGVRLCELLQAGGVSVRPLGKHLAISLPSLPLRLWDTHTTHTTHTAHSTHLEPTHLCPPPPPSTPPPSSPLETSGPRKPLAPLWQSPRPHSPPGAAPHWPRHGATSDGSTRHWSSWSLDRPDAVVTPYSTPPDCCVPIRPPTSSQNYSCQSSPGHYGSQHAPGQHSDPSCEREEAELSELDSLYRASLQAGRTGCSPSERLISRVGGQGRSKTPNADMERSVYGADCTSTPTYLNKPMMLRDLRFGVEPDDGESLRRIGRSLSGTVVTSRRSRLTATRSFRQSGGRHTDPPTGALHGL, encoded by the exons ATGGGGGTGAGGCTGTGCGAGTTGCTGCAGGCAGGGGGGGTGAGTGTCAGACCTCTGGGGAAGCACTTAGCCATCTCTCTGCCCTCGCTTCCTCTGCGTCTCTGGgatacacacaccacacacaccacacacactgcacactcCACACACCTTGAACCCACACACTTGtgccctcctcctccgcccTCTACTCCGCCCCCGTCTTCCCCTCTGGAAACCTCTGGGCCAAGGAAACCTCTCGCTCCTCTCTGGCAGTCTCCCCGGCCCCATTCTCCCCCTGGCGCCGCTCCGCACTGGCCGAGGCACGGTGCCACCTCCGACGGCAGCACGCGTCATTGGTCCTCCTGGAGTTTGGACCGCCCCGACGCCGTGGTGACGCCTTACAGCACGCCCCCAGACTGCTGTGTTCCCATCAGGCCGCCAACCTCCAGCCAGAACTACAGTTGCCAGTCCTCTCCGGGGCACTACGGCTCCCAGCATGCCCCAGGACAACACAGTGATCCTTCCTGTGAGCGCGAAGAGGCTGAGCTGTCTGAGCTGGACTCCCTTTATCGGGCCAGTCTGCAAGCTGGGAGGAcag GCTGCAGCCCATCAGAGAGGCTCATATCCAGGGTGGGAGGGCAGGGTCGCTCCAAGACCCCCAATGCAGACATGGAGAGGAGTGTGTACGGGGCGGACTGTACCAGCACCCCCACCTACCTCAACAAG CCAATGATGTTGCGGGATCTGCGTTTTGGGGTGGAGCCTGATGACGGGGAAAGTCTGCGGCGGATTGGACGCAGCCTGAGCGGCACGGTGGTGACCTCGCGCCGCAGCCGCCTGACTGCTACCCGCAGCTTT AGACAGTCAGGAGGCAGACACACCGACCCACCCACGGGCGCACTCCACGGACTCTAG
- the LOC115060025 gene encoding GTPase IMAP family member 7-like produces MKKAISTNELNAVIVGAKCSYKYLIGNIILGRKAFNEVDTTFHCERGEGEVCDRRVTLVNTPGWLRGYPLCDTAELFKTETTLSVTLCPPRLHAFLLVINAELPYTDVYRKATTEHLEHFFGKKVWEHTIVCFSRRGHLDPETIEHYITKEGAPARLLLKACGNRYHVVCANGENNSVKVQQLFEEIDTMVAENGYYEIEHRWIESVVEKRKEVNKKAEELRLQAQQQRQKLRRLLIEPKSNLRILMVGWIISGKSFTGNKILRSEAFQSGARTVKVVKQSGKVDGRDILVVDTPGWWKFFPADCTSPVLKSEILEGVALCSPSPNVILLTLPLDTSFTEEQKRVTQDNLRLLGNRVWRHTIVLFTYGKTLGPKTVEQYIESEGEFLRWLIDKCGKRYHVLGNASDVDDQVTELLEMMEEMVAGNSSLYISETNEPEEDQRASPPKSEYGMITMKEYLEKLDHDWDQKNWKQSDSMTLIINLDEDRRDDFAEEEMEHQPSSWNMMKGLLEREWSRREAFVDYY; encoded by the exons ATGAAGAAAGCCATATCCACGAACG AGCTGAATGCTGTGATTGTGGGAGCAAAGTGCTCATATAAATATCTCATTGGGAACATCATCCTGGgaagaaaagcatttaatgaGGTAGATACTACGTTCCACtgtgagagaggagaaggagaagtatgTGACCGAAGAGTGACGTTGGTCAACACTCCCGGTTGGCTACGAGGGTATCCGCTCTGTGACACGGCAGAACTCTTCAAGACAGAGACGACCCTCAGCGTCACTTTGTGCCCACCAAGGCTGCACGCCTTTCTCCTGGTGATTAACGCTGAGCTGCCCTACACAGACGTGTACCGGAAGGCCACAACGGAGCACTTGGAGCATTTTTTTGGTAAGAAGGTATGGGAGCACACCATTGTGTGCTTCAGCCGCAGAGGCCACCTCGACCCCGAAACCATCGAGCATTACATCACCAAGGAAGGAGCGCCGGCCAGGTTGCTTCTAAAGGCCTGTGGCAACAGGTATCATGTGGTTTGTGCCAACGGTGAAAACAACAGTGTAAAGGTCCAACAGCTCTTTGAGGAGATTGACACCATGGTGGCAGAAAACGGCTATTATGAAATTGAACACAGGTGGATAGAAAGTGTtgtggagaagaggaaagaggtgaATAAAAAAGCTGAGGAGCTGCGTCTTCAGGCACAACAGCAACGGCAAAAGCTCAGAAGACTCCTGATTG AGCCAAAGTCCAACCTGAGGATCTTGATGGTTGGGTGGATTATCTCCGGGAAGAGTTTCACCGGCAACAAGATTCTGAGAAGTGAGGCGTTTCAGTCGGGTGCGAGAACGGTGAAAGTTGTCAAGCAGAGCGGGAAGGTGGATGGAAGAGACATCCTCGTCGTGGACACTCCTGGATGGTGGAAGTTCTTCCCAGCTGATTGCACCTCTCCAGTTCTGAAGTCGGAGATTTTAGAAGGGGTAGCCTTGTGCTCGCCCTCGCCAAATGTCATTCTGCTCACGCTGCCGCTTGACACGTCGTTCACTGAAGAACAGAAGAGAGTCACACAGGACAACCTGAGGCTGCTCGGGAACAGAGTGTGGAGACATACGATTGTGCTGTTTACATACGGAAAAACTCTGGGACCCAAAACAGTGGAGCAGTACATCGAAAGCGAAGGAGAGTTTCTCCGCTGGCTAATTGATAAATGTGGAAAGAGATATCACGTCCTTGGAAACGCGAGCGATGTCGACGATCAGGTTacagagctgctggagatgatggaggagatggTGGCGGGAAACAGTTCTTTGTATATCAGTGAAACCAATGAGCCAGAGGAAGACCAAAGAGCCAGCCCACCTAAAAGTGAATACGGCATGATCACAATGAAGGAGTATTTAGAGAAACTTGACCATGATTGGGATCAAAAGAACTGGAAACAATCAGACAGCATGACACTCATTATAAACC TTGATGAAGACAGGCGTGACGATTTTGCTGAAGAGGAAATGGAGCACCAACCTTCCTCTTGGAACATGATGAAGGGATTGCTGGAGAGAGAGTGGAGCAGACGAGAGGCATTTGTGGATTATTATTAA